Proteins encoded together in one Sphingomonas radiodurans window:
- the aspS gene encoding aspartate--tRNA ligase produces MHAYRSHTCAQLDAENVGSDVRLSGWIHRKRDHGGVLFVDLRDHYGITQIVADSDSPALPMLESLRVESVITIDGVVKARSEATVNPNLATGEIEVFARAVTVQSHAQELPMPVAGEQDYPEDIRLRYRFLDLRREKLHANIMLRSKVISSIRGRMVDQGFTEFQTPILTASSPEGARDYLVPSRVHPGKFYALPQAPQMFKQLLMVAGFDRYFQIAPCFRDEDARADRSPGEFYQLDFEMSYVTQDDVFAAIEPVLHGVFEEFANWQGKGRTVSALPFKRIPYRESMLKYGNDKPDLRNPIIISDVSEHFVGSGFGRFASIVEAGDVVRAIPAPKTAEKSRKFFDDMNAWAQAEGFAGLGYATRKAGEWGGPIAKNHGEEKMNALGDALGLGPDDGLFFAAGKEAQAAKLAGLARTRAAEQLGLIDKSRFEFCWIVDFPMFEYDEESKKVDFSHNPFSMPQGEMEALETKDPLDILAYQYDIVCNGIELSSGAIRNHRPEIMYKAFEIAGYTQADVDTNFAGMINAFKFGAPPHGGSAPGIDRIVMLLADEPNIREVIVFPMTQKAEDLMMGAPNFATSKQLRELNIRVVTDGPKDGAKTQ; encoded by the coding sequence ATGCACGCCTATCGCTCGCACACTTGCGCTCAGCTCGACGCCGAAAATGTCGGCAGCGATGTCCGCCTGTCCGGCTGGATCCATCGCAAGCGCGATCACGGCGGCGTGTTGTTCGTCGATCTGCGCGACCATTATGGCATCACGCAGATCGTTGCGGATAGCGATTCGCCGGCGTTGCCGATGCTCGAGTCGCTGCGCGTTGAATCGGTCATTACGATTGATGGCGTGGTGAAGGCGCGTTCCGAAGCGACAGTGAATCCCAACCTCGCGACCGGCGAGATCGAAGTGTTTGCGCGCGCCGTGACGGTGCAAAGCCACGCGCAGGAGCTGCCGATGCCGGTGGCGGGCGAGCAGGATTATCCCGAGGATATCCGACTGCGTTATCGCTTCCTCGATCTGCGCCGCGAGAAGCTCCACGCCAACATTATGCTACGCTCAAAGGTGATCTCGTCGATCCGCGGGCGGATGGTCGATCAAGGCTTCACCGAGTTCCAGACGCCGATCCTGACCGCGTCGTCGCCCGAAGGCGCGCGCGACTACCTTGTCCCTAGCCGTGTCCATCCCGGAAAATTCTATGCGCTCCCGCAGGCGCCGCAGATGTTCAAGCAGCTGCTGATGGTCGCTGGGTTCGACCGCTACTTCCAGATCGCGCCGTGTTTCCGCGATGAGGATGCGCGCGCGGATCGCTCGCCCGGTGAATTCTACCAGCTCGATTTCGAGATGAGCTACGTCACGCAGGACGATGTGTTCGCCGCGATCGAGCCAGTGCTGCACGGTGTATTCGAGGAATTCGCGAACTGGCAGGGCAAGGGCCGCACCGTTAGCGCCTTGCCGTTCAAGCGTATTCCGTATCGCGAATCGATGCTGAAATACGGCAACGACAAGCCCGACCTGCGCAACCCGATCATCATCTCCGATGTCTCGGAGCATTTCGTCGGATCGGGCTTCGGTCGGTTCGCCTCGATCGTCGAGGCGGGCGACGTGGTGCGCGCAATACCGGCGCCGAAGACCGCCGAGAAGTCGCGAAAGTTCTTCGACGACATGAACGCCTGGGCGCAGGCCGAGGGCTTCGCCGGCCTGGGTTATGCCACGCGCAAGGCTGGCGAATGGGGCGGGCCGATTGCCAAGAACCACGGCGAGGAAAAGATGAACGCGCTCGGCGATGCGCTCGGCCTCGGGCCAGACGACGGGCTGTTCTTCGCGGCTGGCAAGGAAGCACAGGCTGCCAAGCTCGCTGGCCTTGCACGCACTCGAGCAGCCGAGCAGCTTGGCCTGATCGACAAGAGCCGCTTCGAGTTCTGCTGGATCGTCGATTTCCCGATGTTCGAATATGACGAGGAATCGAAGAAGGTCGACTTCAGCCACAATCCCTTCAGCATGCCGCAGGGCGAGATGGAGGCGCTGGAGACCAAGGATCCGCTCGATATCCTCGCTTATCAATATGACATCGTGTGCAACGGCATCGAGCTGTCATCGGGCGCGATCCGCAACCATCGCCCCGAGATCATGTACAAGGCCTTCGAGATCGCTGGCTACACACAGGCCGACGTCGACACGAACTTCGCCGGCATGATCAACGCCTTCAAGTTCGGCGCGCCACCGCACGGTGGGTCGGCACCTGGAATTGACCGCATCGTCATGCTGCTCGCCGACGAGCCGAACATCCGCGAAGTAATCGTTTTCCCAATGACGCAAAAGGCCGAAGATCTGATGATGGGTGCGCCCAACTTCGCAACGTCGAAGCAACTACGCGAATTGAACATCCGCGTGGTGACCGATGGCCCGAAGGACGGCGCCAAGACGCAGTAA
- the rnd gene encoding ribonuclease D — protein sequence MHVHPLITDSAALANLCARLADAPFVCVDTEFMRENTFWPELCLIQIADTEEAAAIDPMALGLDMQPLLDLLVNNEDVLKVFHAGGQDLEIIYNLTGKTPYPLFDTQVAAMALGQGEQIGYSNLVDSWLGIQIDKGARFTDWSRRPLDVRQVDYAIGDVTHLSNIFPRMLERLKKTGRGAWLDQEMERLGDPANYANDPDLAWKRVRISGRRPDVLGRLKAIARWRELEARSKDLPRGRIVKDETVADLAGHPPKKQADLVKVRGLSATWGTNDIGKRLLAAIESAEPMSMEEMPPREDRKPGLGKEGALVADLLKLLLKIRARDIDVAPRLLARGEELEALAAGQRDNLAMLTGWRFDQFGHEALDLVEGRLGFAVVEGKLKMTRIDVNT from the coding sequence ATGCATGTTCATCCATTGATCACCGACAGTGCGGCGCTCGCCAATCTTTGCGCTCGTCTCGCCGATGCTCCGTTCGTTTGCGTCGATACGGAATTCATGCGCGAGAACACGTTCTGGCCCGAGCTGTGCCTGATCCAGATCGCCGATACCGAGGAGGCGGCGGCGATCGATCCGATGGCGTTGGGGCTCGACATGCAGCCCCTGCTCGACCTGCTGGTGAACAACGAGGATGTGCTCAAGGTCTTCCACGCCGGCGGGCAGGATCTGGAGATCATCTACAACCTGACCGGCAAGACGCCCTACCCGCTGTTCGACACGCAGGTGGCGGCGATGGCACTCGGCCAGGGTGAGCAGATCGGCTATTCGAACCTGGTCGACAGCTGGCTTGGCATCCAGATCGACAAGGGTGCGCGGTTCACTGACTGGTCGCGTCGCCCGCTCGACGTACGGCAAGTCGATTACGCGATCGGTGACGTAACGCATCTGTCGAACATCTTTCCGCGTATGCTGGAGCGATTGAAGAAGACCGGGCGCGGCGCGTGGCTCGATCAGGAAATGGAGCGGCTCGGCGATCCGGCGAATTACGCCAACGATCCCGACCTGGCGTGGAAGCGCGTTCGGATCTCCGGGCGTCGGCCCGACGTGCTTGGGCGGCTCAAGGCGATTGCGCGGTGGCGCGAGCTGGAAGCTCGCTCGAAGGATCTGCCGCGTGGCCGGATCGTCAAGGACGAAACGGTCGCCGATCTGGCGGGTCATCCGCCGAAGAAGCAGGCCGATCTGGTGAAGGTGCGCGGCCTGTCCGCCACCTGGGGCACGAACGATATCGGCAAGCGGCTGTTGGCTGCTATCGAGAGCGCGGAGCCGATGTCGATGGAGGAGATGCCCCCGCGCGAGGACCGTAAGCCTGGCCTCGGCAAGGAAGGCGCACTTGTTGCAGACCTGCTGAAGCTACTGCTCAAGATCCGCGCGCGCGATATCGACGTCGCGCCGCGGCTGCTGGCGCGCGGCGAGGAGCTGGAAGCTCTTGCCGCCGGGCAGCGCGATAATCTCGCGATGCTGACGGGTTGGCGCTTCGACCAGTTCGGGCACGAGGCGCTCGACCTGGTCGAGGGGCGGCTGGGCTTTGCGGTGGTTGAGGGGAAGCTGAAGATGACGCGGATCGACGTTAATACTTGA
- a CDS encoding Ppx/GppA family phosphatase → MDGTRTAIIDIGSNSIRLVVYQGPARLPAILFNEKVMAGLGRSLAQTGAIDEGSLALATAALSRFASLAREMACDNIRTVATAAVRDAANGEVLIARAADVGLTVELLSGQAEAFAAGHGVLSAVRDADGIVGDLGGGSLELVRIAGGEIHANASFPLGVLRLGSVRPKAEFDSSVAKILADAGWEGAGRGRPLYLVGGSWRSLARVDIHDTRYPLPILHEYRMSPERVDLLRLKLATVDKAWLKSIPHLSGGRLPTLAAATDLLGALLPVLGSSDTIVSAFGLREGLLYQRLTTAEAALDPLIVATRDEGRRLGRFPEHGDLLDRWIAPLFVDDAPGDARLRHAACLLADTCWRANPDFRVELGVETALHGNWVGIDAHGRAMMAAALAASLGGQQPYIAPIPALAPPADLARATAWGLAIRLAQRLSGGVAGPLNRTQLAVVDGTIEFSWRGADRALGGEAVEKRLRSLGTAMGLPTVVRELQFA, encoded by the coding sequence GTGGACGGTACTCGCACTGCGATCATCGACATCGGCTCCAATTCGATCCGCCTGGTCGTGTATCAAGGACCAGCGCGGCTACCGGCGATCCTGTTCAACGAAAAAGTAATGGCCGGGCTCGGGCGCAGCCTCGCGCAGACAGGAGCAATCGACGAGGGGTCGCTCGCGCTAGCGACCGCCGCTTTGTCCCGCTTCGCCTCACTCGCACGCGAGATGGCGTGTGATAACATTCGCACCGTGGCCACCGCCGCGGTCCGCGATGCTGCCAACGGCGAGGTGCTGATCGCGCGCGCGGCTGATGTCGGGCTTACGGTTGAGCTGCTGTCTGGCCAAGCAGAAGCTTTCGCGGCGGGTCACGGCGTGCTGTCGGCGGTTCGCGATGCCGACGGGATCGTCGGCGATCTGGGCGGCGGCAGCCTTGAACTGGTGCGGATCGCGGGCGGCGAAATCCACGCCAATGCGTCATTCCCGCTCGGCGTGCTGCGGCTCGGCAGCGTTCGCCCTAAGGCCGAGTTTGATAGCAGTGTGGCCAAAATCCTAGCCGACGCTGGCTGGGAGGGCGCGGGGCGGGGCCGGCCGTTATATCTGGTCGGTGGGTCATGGCGCTCGCTAGCGCGCGTTGACATTCACGACACGCGTTATCCGCTGCCGATCCTTCACGAGTATCGAATGTCACCCGAGCGCGTTGACCTGCTCCGTCTCAAACTGGCGACGGTCGACAAGGCGTGGCTCAAGTCCATCCCGCATCTCTCGGGCGGCCGTCTCCCGACGCTCGCGGCCGCGACGGATCTGCTCGGTGCCCTGCTGCCGGTGCTTGGATCAAGCGACACGATCGTCTCGGCGTTCGGTTTGCGCGAAGGCTTGCTCTACCAGCGACTGACGACCGCGGAAGCGGCGCTTGACCCCTTGATCGTCGCCACGCGCGACGAGGGCCGCCGGCTGGGCCGATTTCCTGAGCATGGTGATCTACTTGACCGCTGGATCGCGCCCCTGTTCGTTGACGATGCACCAGGCGATGCGCGGCTGCGTCACGCGGCCTGCCTGCTTGCTGACACGTGCTGGCGTGCCAATCCCGATTTCCGCGTCGAGCTCGGTGTCGAGACTGCATTGCACGGCAATTGGGTAGGTATCGACGCGCACGGCCGAGCGATGATGGCAGCGGCGTTGGCCGCGAGCCTCGGTGGCCAGCAGCCCTATATCGCGCCGATACCGGCGCTGGCGCCCCCGGCAGATCTCGCGCGGGCTACGGCGTGGGGGCTGGCGATCAGACTAGCGCAGCGGCTGTCGGGCGGTGTCGCTGGGCCGCTAAACCGAACACAGCTGGCCGTGGTCGACGGAACAATCGAATTTTCCTGGCGGGGCGCCGATCGAGCGTTGGGCGGCGAAGCGGTGGAGAAGCGGCTACGCTCGCTTGGCACGGCGATGGGCCTGCCAACGGTCGTGCGTGAGCTCCAGTTCGCGTGA
- a CDS encoding type II toxin-antitoxin system RatA family toxin, whose protein sequence is MPKHNETRRMPYSAEQMYDLVADVKSYAEFLPWVIAMRVRKDGPQETVADMIVGFKGLRETFTSRVQKERPEKIHVDYVDGPLKFLYNDWRFRPDGEGCLVDFSVDFQFKNRMFEMLAGQVFTIALRKMIGAFEDRAKVLYGASGSVAEGGISKSSAHNAA, encoded by the coding sequence TTGCCAAAGCATAACGAAACGCGGCGGATGCCATACTCGGCAGAGCAGATGTACGATCTGGTCGCTGACGTAAAATCCTATGCCGAATTCCTGCCTTGGGTTATTGCAATGCGCGTCCGCAAGGACGGGCCGCAGGAGACGGTGGCTGACATGATCGTCGGCTTTAAAGGCTTGCGTGAGACGTTCACGTCGAGGGTGCAGAAGGAACGGCCCGAGAAAATCCACGTCGACTATGTCGATGGTCCGCTGAAATTTCTCTACAACGACTGGCGTTTCCGCCCGGACGGCGAGGGCTGTCTGGTCGACTTCTCGGTCGATTTCCAGTTCAAGAACCGGATGTTCGAAATGTTGGCGGGGCAGGTATTCACGATCGCGCTGCGCAAGATGATCGGCGCCTTCGAAGATCGCGCAAAGGTGCTCTACGGCGCCTCTGGCTCTGTCGCAGAAGGCGGCATCAGCAAGTCGAGCGCACATAACGCAGCCTGA
- the lipA gene encoding lipoyl synthase → MNEIAPLLRPADAPLRQRKPDWIRVKAPTSIGFAETKQLMRRLNLATVCEEAACPNIGECWTKKHATVMILGDTCTRACAFCNVKTGMPRAVDPLEPEHVAVAAAELGLQHIVITSVDRDDLPDGGASQFVKVIKALRRNTPGTTIEILTPDFRNKAQSAVESIVEAGPDVYNHNLETVPRLYPTIRPGARYYASLRLLESVKRHDPSIFTKSGVMLGLGEERLEVHQVMDDMRSADIDFLTMGQYLQPTPRHAKVIDFVAPKAFDAYAAIGRAKGFLLVAASPLTRSSYHAGDDFARMRAAREAQLAKA, encoded by the coding sequence ATGAACGAGATTGCCCCGCTTCTCCGACCTGCTGACGCGCCGCTTCGCCAGCGCAAGCCCGACTGGATCCGCGTCAAGGCGCCGACTTCGATCGGCTTTGCAGAAACCAAGCAACTGATGCGCCGCCTGAACCTCGCGACCGTATGCGAAGAGGCCGCGTGCCCCAACATCGGCGAGTGCTGGACCAAGAAACACGCGACCGTGATGATTCTCGGCGACACGTGCACCCGCGCCTGCGCGTTTTGCAACGTGAAGACGGGAATGCCCCGCGCCGTTGATCCGCTTGAGCCCGAGCACGTTGCGGTGGCCGCTGCCGAGCTTGGTCTACAGCATATAGTTATCACCTCCGTCGATCGTGACGATCTGCCAGATGGGGGCGCGTCTCAGTTCGTTAAGGTAATCAAAGCGCTACGCCGCAACACGCCCGGCACGACGATCGAGATTCTGACCCCGGATTTCCGCAACAAGGCACAGTCGGCGGTCGAGTCGATCGTCGAGGCGGGGCCTGACGTTTACAACCACAATTTGGAAACCGTGCCGCGGCTGTACCCGACGATCCGGCCTGGCGCGCGCTATTATGCCTCGCTCCGGCTGCTCGAAAGTGTGAAGCGTCACGACCCATCGATCTTTACCAAGTCGGGTGTGATGCTGGGCCTGGGTGAAGAGCGACTGGAAGTTCACCAGGTGATGGACGACATGCGCTCTGCAGACATCGATTTCCTCACGATGGGTCAATATCTTCAGCCGACGCCGCGCCATGCCAAGGTGATCGATTTCGTCGCGCCTAAGGCGTTCGACGCATATGCTGCAATCGGCCGGGCCAAGGGCTTTCTGCTGGTGGCCGCGTCGCCACTGACGCGATCGAGCTATCACGCCGGCGACGATTTCGCGCGCATGCGGGCAGCGCGAGAGGCGCAACTTGCCAAAGCATAA
- a CDS encoding APC family permease has product MVQDRMQPASPAPLARSLGVVGVLFLTLSVTTPASSLFVIVPGMLQVAGTGAIRATLIAGLVCVATAYIYAELSSAWPVAGGEYVMVAQTLGPLAGFVMLGINVFNNLIFLPVAGLGIREVLAGVIPSLPQIPTAIAVVGACTLIGLLNIRINAIVTGAFLLVEIVALFAVTAFGLVDISRNPLSFLTDPQMIDGLSLVPASWASIGVAASIAIFAFNGYGAAVYFGEEMREAPSRIARSIMWALVWTLVLEGVPLLAALMGAVDLPSLLASSNPFGDLATRAGGERAGQFIAAGVALAIVNAIIAWVLACSRFFYSTARDGSWGRPLDRWMLTIHPRWQSPWIGTLLVGGVGMVLCFLPLRLLEVWSGAGLIAIYAGMALAAIVGRRTGATAHSRYRMPLYRLAPIVTMVALALITWATWFDLEEGRPAIIATLAQIVIAAGYYWFILRRRGWSAIVPADHAGPKLPSSLST; this is encoded by the coding sequence ATGGTACAGGATCGGATGCAACCGGCGTCGCCGGCGCCGCTCGCCCGTAGCCTGGGTGTGGTTGGGGTGCTGTTCCTGACGCTATCGGTGACGACGCCGGCCTCCTCGCTTTTCGTCATCGTGCCGGGCATGCTGCAAGTCGCGGGGACGGGCGCAATCCGGGCGACTCTCATCGCTGGTCTCGTGTGCGTGGCGACCGCGTATATCTACGCTGAGCTGTCATCCGCGTGGCCAGTGGCGGGCGGCGAATACGTGATGGTCGCGCAGACACTCGGTCCGCTGGCCGGCTTCGTCATGCTGGGCATAAACGTGTTCAACAATTTGATCTTCCTGCCCGTGGCCGGGCTGGGGATCCGTGAGGTTCTGGCCGGCGTGATCCCGTCACTGCCGCAGATACCGACCGCGATCGCGGTCGTCGGCGCATGTACGCTGATTGGCCTGTTGAACATCCGCATCAACGCGATCGTAACAGGTGCCTTCCTGCTAGTGGAGATCGTCGCCCTGTTCGCGGTGACGGCATTCGGGCTGGTCGATATCAGTCGCAATCCGCTCAGCTTCCTCACCGATCCGCAGATGATCGATGGCCTGTCGCTTGTCCCGGCCTCATGGGCGTCGATCGGCGTTGCCGCGTCGATCGCGATATTCGCTTTCAATGGCTATGGCGCGGCGGTGTATTTCGGCGAGGAGATGCGCGAGGCGCCGAGCCGGATCGCGCGATCGATCATGTGGGCGCTGGTCTGGACTTTGGTGCTAGAGGGCGTGCCACTTCTCGCTGCGCTGATGGGGGCGGTGGATCTGCCGTCACTACTGGCGTCATCCAATCCGTTCGGAGACTTGGCGACCCGCGCGGGAGGCGAAAGGGCAGGGCAGTTCATTGCGGCCGGCGTCGCCCTGGCGATCGTCAATGCGATCATCGCCTGGGTGCTCGCGTGTTCGCGCTTTTTCTACAGCACGGCGCGCGACGGATCATGGGGTCGGCCGCTCGACCGCTGGATGCTCACGATCCATCCGCGCTGGCAGAGCCCGTGGATCGGGACACTGTTGGTCGGCGGCGTCGGCATGGTGCTGTGTTTCCTGCCGCTCCGTCTGCTCGAAGTCTGGAGCGGGGCGGGGCTAATCGCAATCTACGCCGGGATGGCCCTGGCAGCCATCGTGGGACGTCGTACAGGGGCCACAGCGCATTCACGGTACCGGATGCCGCTTTACCGCCTGGCGCCGATCGTAACGATGGTAGCGCTGGCGCTGATCACTTGGGCGACGTGGTTCGATCTTGAAGAGGGCCGGCCGGCGATCATCGCCACATTGGCACAGATCGTGATCGCCGCCGGCTATTATTGGTTTATCTTACGTCGCCGTGGCTGGTCGGCCATCGTGCCAGCAGATCACGCCGGGCCGAAACTCCCGTCTTCTTTGAGCACATGA
- a CDS encoding carbonic anhydrase has product MTQFTDLIDGYRHFRANDYVEQHERWKELAEGQSPKVMVIACSDSRVDPSQIFGASPGEIFVVRNVANLVPPFETGGGRHGVSAALEFAVTQLKVSEVVVIGHGSCGGCAAALSHRFRGSEPGEGGFIDHWVDMLDGARERILAQYGDGPDAAREMELETVRVSLKNLRSFPFVREREAAGDLTIHGAYFAIRDGVLHVLKEDGSFGPA; this is encoded by the coding sequence ATGACGCAGTTCACTGACCTGATCGATGGCTACCGCCACTTCCGCGCCAACGATTACGTTGAACAGCACGAACGCTGGAAGGAACTCGCGGAGGGCCAATCACCTAAAGTGATGGTGATCGCCTGCTCCGATAGTCGCGTTGACCCCTCTCAGATCTTCGGTGCGTCACCGGGCGAGATTTTCGTCGTGCGCAACGTTGCTAATCTGGTGCCGCCGTTCGAGACCGGCGGCGGACGACACGGCGTTTCGGCTGCGCTAGAGTTTGCGGTCACCCAGCTTAAGGTATCTGAGGTCGTGGTGATCGGCCACGGCTCGTGCGGCGGATGTGCCGCCGCGCTGTCACATCGTTTTCGCGGTTCCGAGCCGGGCGAAGGCGGTTTCATCGACCATTGGGTCGATATGCTTGACGGCGCGCGCGAGCGGATCCTTGCACAATATGGCGACGGACCGGATGCAGCCCGTGAAATGGAGCTAGAGACGGTGCGCGTCTCCTTAAAAAATCTGCGGAGCTTTCCGTTCGTTCGTGAGCGCGAGGCAGCAGGCGATCTGACCATCCACGGGGCGTATTTTGCGATCCGTGACGGCGTGCTTCATGTGCTCAAAGAAGACGGGAGTTTCGGCCCGGCGTGA
- a CDS encoding HdaA/DnaA family protein codes for MSQIALPLAWPADPRDDEFLVTASNARAAHALDHWATWPVMASLLVGPRKSGRSLLARIFAAKSGGVMIDDADARPEEELFHAWNRAQSDRRPLVMIADAAPPEWKIRLPDLRSRIAATPIATIEAPDDALMRALLEHKFALRGLDARADLIDWLVTRIERSHVAVIRTVDALDQEVMESRKRLSIPLARTTLAAAALIPQSPEP; via the coding sequence ATGAGCCAGATCGCGCTCCCGCTGGCCTGGCCGGCCGATCCGCGCGACGACGAGTTTCTGGTGACGGCGTCGAACGCGCGCGCGGCGCATGCGCTCGATCATTGGGCAACATGGCCGGTGATGGCATCGCTGCTCGTCGGGCCACGCAAATCGGGACGCAGCCTGTTAGCGCGCATCTTCGCGGCAAAGAGCGGAGGCGTGATGATCGACGATGCCGACGCGCGCCCGGAAGAGGAGCTGTTCCACGCCTGGAATCGCGCTCAGTCCGATCGCCGACCGCTCGTCATGATCGCTGACGCCGCGCCGCCGGAATGGAAGATCCGCCTGCCGGATCTTCGATCGCGCATTGCGGCGACGCCGATCGCAACCATCGAGGCGCCGGACGATGCGCTCATGCGGGCGCTTTTGGAGCACAAGTTCGCGCTTCGTGGGCTCGATGCACGCGCCGATCTGATCGATTGGCTGGTTACTCGGATCGAACGCAGTCATGTTGCCGTCATCCGCACCGTTGATGCGTTGGACCAGGAGGTGATGGAGAGCCGCAAGCGACTTTCCATCCCGCTCGCTCGGACCACGCTTGCGGCTGCTGCGTTGATCCCGCAATCGCCGGAGCCATAA
- a CDS encoding RNA degradosome polyphosphate kinase: MTRSVRQVRLDADDDPFEDRGTDRYFNRELSWLAFNRRVLEEACNPAHPMLERLRFLSISGSNLDEFFMVRVAGLKGQQLQDVEARSADGLTPSQQLAPITLEADALLASQESVWRDIRHALADSGIQVLGSSKVDAVLSAKEIGWLETHFREQFFPILTPQALDPAHPFPFMPNKGLAVMFDLVRISDKEPIRELVMVPAGMSRFVRLPGDAARYVAVESMIKRFSALLFPGYRIEGAAEFRVLRDSDIELEEEAEDLVRYFANAIKRRRRGRVIRLELETGMPESLAKVLRDELGEQALVTESGSFLGIGDLEQIVEEDRPDLKFVPFTPRFPERIREFSGDCFAAIRSKDIIVHHPYETFDVVLAFLKQAANDPDVVAIKQTLYRAGKQSAVINALIQAAEAGKSVTAVVELKARFDEEQNLLWASALERAGVQVVYGFIDWKTHAKVSMVVRREAGQFRSYCHFGTGNYHPVTAKIYTDLSFFTAAPAAGRDAARMFNYITGYVEPENMEGVVLSPRSLRTRLLDEIDAEIAHARAGRAGMIWAKMNSLVDPAIIEKLYEASGAGVQIDLIIRGICCLRPRIPGLSENIRVKSIVGRFLEHSRIAVFGNGARLPNDGAHVYISSADWMPRNFDRRVEYLLPINNQTVHDQVLDQVMVANLIDNEQSWDLHADGSYTRTATGDKPFNLHRYFMTNPSLSGRGAALGAGGEVPTLSLRQD; this comes from the coding sequence ATGACCCGATCCGTACGCCAAGTTCGCCTCGATGCCGACGACGATCCCTTCGAGGATCGCGGCACCGATCGCTATTTCAACCGAGAGCTTTCATGGTTGGCATTCAACCGCCGCGTGCTGGAGGAAGCATGCAACCCGGCGCATCCCATGCTCGAGCGGCTGCGCTTCCTGTCGATTTCCGGCTCGAACCTCGACGAATTCTTCATGGTCCGCGTGGCCGGATTGAAGGGCCAGCAGCTGCAGGATGTCGAGGCCCGCTCCGCTGACGGGCTCACCCCCTCGCAGCAGCTGGCGCCAATTACGTTGGAGGCCGATGCGCTGCTCGCCAGCCAGGAGAGCGTGTGGCGCGACATCCGCCACGCACTGGCCGATTCTGGGATCCAGGTGCTCGGATCGAGCAAGGTCGATGCGGTGCTCTCGGCCAAGGAAATCGGCTGGCTGGAAACGCATTTCCGCGAGCAGTTCTTCCCGATCCTGACGCCGCAAGCGCTCGATCCGGCGCACCCGTTTCCCTTCATGCCCAACAAGGGGCTGGCGGTGATGTTCGATCTGGTTCGGATCTCCGACAAGGAGCCGATTCGCGAGCTGGTTATGGTCCCCGCCGGCATGTCGCGTTTCGTGCGGCTACCGGGGGACGCGGCGCGGTACGTCGCTGTCGAATCGATGATCAAGCGCTTCTCCGCGCTGCTCTTTCCCGGCTACCGCATCGAAGGCGCGGCTGAGTTCCGCGTGCTGCGCGACAGCGACATCGAGCTTGAGGAAGAAGCGGAGGATCTCGTCCGCTACTTTGCCAACGCCATTAAACGTCGGCGGCGCGGTCGCGTGATTCGGCTCGAGCTTGAGACCGGCATGCCGGAGTCGCTCGCCAAGGTGCTGCGCGACGAGCTTGGCGAACAGGCTCTCGTCACCGAATCGGGCTCCTTCCTCGGCATCGGCGATCTCGAACAGATCGTCGAGGAGGATCGTCCAGACCTGAAGTTCGTCCCCTTCACCCCGCGCTTCCCGGAGCGCATCCGCGAGTTCAGCGGCGATTGTTTCGCGGCGATCCGGTCGAAGGACATCATCGTCCACCACCCGTACGAAACGTTCGATGTCGTGCTCGCCTTCCTCAAGCAGGCGGCGAACGATCCGGATGTCGTCGCGATCAAGCAGACGTTGTATCGCGCGGGCAAGCAATCCGCCGTCATCAACGCGCTGATTCAGGCGGCGGAGGCCGGCAAATCGGTGACCGCGGTGGTCGAGCTGAAGGCGCGCTTCGACGAGGAGCAAAACCTGCTCTGGGCCTCCGCGCTGGAACGAGCCGGTGTCCAGGTGGTCTATGGCTTCATCGACTGGAAAACACACGCCAAGGTCTCGATGGTCGTGCGGCGCGAGGCAGGGCAGTTCCGCAGTTACTGCCATTTCGGAACCGGCAATTATCACCCGGTCACCGCGAAGATCTACACCGACCTGAGCTTCTTCACCGCGGCGCCAGCGGCGGGACGCGATGCGGCGCGGATGTTCAATTACATCACTGGCTATGTCGAACCGGAGAACATGGAGGGCGTCGTCCTCTCGCCGCGGTCGCTGCGCACGCGCTTGCTGGACGAGATCGACGCCGAGATCGCCCATGCCCGCGCGGGGCGAGCCGGGATGATCTGGGCGAAGATGAACAGTCTCGTCGATCCCGCAATCATCGAGAAGCTCTACGAAGCGAGCGGGGCGGGGGTACAAATCGATCTGATCATCCGTGGCATCTGCTGCCTTCGGCCGCGGATCCCCGGTTTGTCGGAGAATATTCGCGTAAAGTCGATCGTTGGGAGGTTCCTCGAACACAGCCGGATCGCGGTGTTCGGAAATGGCGCGCGCCTACCCAACGACGGCGCACATGTATACATTTCGTCGGCCGATTGGATGCCGCGCAACTTCGATCGTCGTGTCGAATATCTGCTCCCGATCAACAATCAGACGGTGCACGATCAAGTGCTCGATCAAGTCATGGTGGCCAACCTGATCGACAACGAACAGAGTTGGGATCTCCACGCCGACGGCAGCTACACGCGTACCGCTACAGGCGATAAGCCGTTCAATCTACATCGCTATTTCATGACCAACCCGTCGTTGTCGGGCCGCGGCGCGGCGCTTGGTGCGGGCGGTGAAGTTCCCACCTTGTCGTTGCGACAGGATTGA